The Toxorhynchites rutilus septentrionalis strain SRP chromosome 3, ASM2978413v1, whole genome shotgun sequence genome includes a region encoding these proteins:
- the LOC129777909 gene encoding thioredoxin domain-containing protein 17-like, giving the protein MVQKHTVAGYESFLAFMRDFPSDGQIINVLFTGAKQENGVSWCSDCVEATPFIEEALAKAPEGSHFVYVDVGDRPTWKDMNNPFRKDTSTHLSVIPTLVRWKNPQRIEGEQCAKPDLLEMFFTDDD; this is encoded by the coding sequence ATGGTCCAGAAACATACCGTTGCTGGTTACGAGAGCTTCCTGGCCTTCATGAGAGATTTCCCCAGCGATGGACAAATAATAAACGTCCTCTTCACAGGAGCCAAACAGGAGAACGGTGTTAGTTGGTGCAGCGATTGTGTTGAAGCTACCCCATTCATCGAAGAAGCCTTGGCGAAAGCTCCGGAAGGCTCGCATTTCGTTTACGTGGATGTCGGCGATAGACCAACCTGGAAGGATATGAACAATCCTTTTCGGAAAGACACCAGCACCCACCTCAGTGTTATACCTACCCTCGTCCGCTGGAAAAATCCCCAACGCATCGAGGGCGAGCAGTGCGCGAAGCCGGATTTGCTGGAAATGTTTTTCACCGACGATGATTGA